The following nucleotide sequence is from Acinonyx jubatus isolate Ajub_Pintada_27869175 chromosome E3, VMU_Ajub_asm_v1.0, whole genome shotgun sequence.
GGGGGAGCCGCcactgctgctgccgccgccgccgccgcagctgccgccgccgccgccgccatagGACAGACCTCACCGGTACCTGCACAGCAAGAAACACCAGGAGATCACAGTACAATCTGAAAGGCAAGAGCCTCGCCCCCTGCCCCAGACTCATTCCCAGACTCCCTCCCCTGGGACACAGCCGTTGCTCACTTCCTGTTTGGTCCCCAGAGGCCTCCGCCTGCATCCTTACCCAGTTGTCCTGAAGGGCCTTCCCTGTCCCCAGAAGTCTCCCTAACTTCAGTGATGGATGGGCATCCCTGGCCTTCCTGAGATCCCCTATTGGGCCCTTTGAGCCCCCTCGTCCCACACaacccatcccaccccccccagccATGCCCCACGCCTTGCCTGGTGGGTGCGGGGGTCCCCCTCAGCAGGTGGGCTGTGGCTGGGGGGCGTCTCCCGGGACAGGGGGGGCGGCCCCCCCCAGATGGGTCTGCATGTGGCCGGCCAGCTGGGCAGGGGTCTTGCAGTGCACGCTGCACAGCTTGCACAGGATGCGGTCAGCCCGCGGGGCCTGGAGCCCGTGGTCCTTCACCGCGTGGATGCGCAGGTATGCTGCTGTGGTGAAgcctattggggggggggggtggattgggatgggggatggggggtcAGCCAGGTGGAGACCCCAGAGACGGGGCTGTTCTCCTAGGCTGGGGACGCCCTGCTCAGATGGCCCTGTCCTCCTCCCACCATATCCTTGGTAGCCTGGGGCCAGCTACTCTGTTGGGGCTGGTGGGGCACATTCCCTCCCTAAGTTTGGGGCCTGTTGAGTGGTGTCAGCTTCCTAGCCTTGGTGCCCACAGAGCCTATTCTCCGTGGCTGGGGGACCTCTTCCGGGATGACAGCGCACTGATTCCTAGCCACTTGAAGAGTTGACCCTCAGCAGAGACGGCTGTGTCCCCTCCCTCCAGGGCCCCATACAGTCTCAGCCCAATTACTCCGTGAATATGTGAATCTGTTTAAAAGCAGCTTTTTCTGCTCCTGGGGCAGGGCGCGAGCTTGTTAAACCCCTGCCAACGCGCTCTGCTTGCCCCAGGAGCCGAAGAGCAGAACATGTGGCCACACAGCTGAAACCCTGGCTTCCAACCCTTGGGAACTGGCTCTTGACCACTCCTTCCCCACAGCAGTGAGTCCTGCTCCCAccctccctacccacccccagAGACTAACTCTTCCGGGTAGGTCATCTCCTCCGGTCAACACCTCTCAAAACTTAATGAGGTTCAGTCCTCCTGATGTTGTTCCATTTGCTTCCTAAAGGGCTCTAGATGCCACGAGCTCTGGACTACAACACCTTTAACCCACGTCTGTGGAAGGGCCTCTGGCTTTGTCCCCTACCCATTGTCCCTGGCCCTCCCAGCATCTTTCAGCATGTACCTTTGTTGCAGAGCTCACAGACATGGTGAGGGCCCTGGCTGTGCACCTTCATGTGGTCCGAAATATAAGCCGAGCTCAGCATCTTGCCACACACATGACATGGCACCTTCTCCTCGTGTCGTACTGTGTGCGCCCGCAGTCGATCCTTCGTAGCAAAAGCTGCCTCACAtttctggggaaggggggaggggcgtggggggTGTCAGGAGAGTTAAAGctttggggagtggggagaggggggcaagAGGTTAAAGGAATCAGAGCCTTGGGGATCTTTGATCTGTAGGAAATGGGAGTGAGATGACAGGGTCTTgaagaagagatgagaaaatggagtgaaaaagcaaaaaggagagagagaaaaagggggtcTGAGAGGCTGAGCTCAGACAGCTACAATGAGGATCAAAATCATGAAAACCGGGACAGGAGGCGGCGGGCTTCCTACCTCACATTTGAAGGGCCGTTCTGTTGAGTGCACTTGTCTGACGTGACTGTTGAGGTGATCCGGCCTGGGAACACGTTGGGGTTGGGGTTAGGGGCCTGGGGAGCGGACGCGCTCCCAATTCTACCCAACTTAGCACGACCGGCCTTTCCAAAGATCCCTGCCTTTTCGCCCCAGCCCAAGGCTTCGGAGCGCTGGCGCGGCAGGAAATCCCTCCCCCTGACGCAGGGCGGGCTGGTCCTCCTCCCACGCGAAGCTTTCTTACAACCGGAGGACCCACCTCCTTGGCTAAGTACCACCCCCTGCTCCCTGGTAACCAGGAGaggctttcctccctcctcccggggAGTGGCTCCCGGTCCCCGTCCTCACAaacctcctccctccccgccaGCCAAGGCCAGGCCACCTCCGTAgccgtccctccctccccacccgcccAGTGGGCGGCCGAGGCCCCGTGCACACCGGGAGAAGCTCTTGCCACAGTGGGAGCAGTTGTAGGGCTTGTGCACAGCGCCGTCATGTGAGCGCACGTGGTAGCTCATGCGGTCCTTGCGCTTGAAGCGCTGCTGGCACACCGGGCACTGGTAGGGCTTCTCGTCCGAGTGCGACAGCTTGTGTCGGTTCAGGTGGTAGACGTCGCGGAAGGCCTTGCCGCACATCTCACAGGCGTGGTTCTTCCGGATGCGCTTTCCCGAGGCGGTCGTGGTCACCACGCCACCCGCGGCCACGGCGGCCGCTCCGCCGCCCGCACCcgcttctccccctcccccgccggctCCGCTCAGCTGGGGCACGCTCAGGAGGCTCAGGGGCACCATGGTGGGCATCTTCATAGCACCCGAGGGGACCCGGCCGGCCTTGGCTCCCGTGTGGATGGCCTCGTGCCTCCGGAGGTTGTAGCCGTTCTTGAACTCCTTGGCGCACAGGGCGCAGATGTAGGGCcccttgctctttgttttcttctccaaggCAGATGCGACCGGGGCCACGGCGACCGTCGAGGTTGGGGCTACGACGGCGGTGGCCGCGGCTGCGGCGATGGTGGCGGCAGAGACAGGGGGCGCGGCCTCGGC
It contains:
- the MAZ gene encoding myc-associated zinc finger protein isoform X4 encodes the protein MDPGNWSSFIFQGHAQNPLQVGAELQSRFFASQGCAQSPFQAAPAPPPTPQPPAAEPLQVDLLPVLAAAQESAAAAAAAAAAAAAAAVAAAPPAPAAASTVDTAALKQPPAPPPPPPPVSAPAAEAAPPVSAATIAAAAATAVVAPTSTVAVAPVASALEKKTKSKGPYICALCAKEFKNGYNLRRHEAIHTGAKAGRVPSGAMKMPTMVPLSLLSVPQLSGAGGGGGEAGAGGGAAAVAAGGVVTTTASGKRIRKNHACEMCGKAFRDVYHLNRHKLSHSDEKPYQCPVCQQRFKRKDRMSYHVRSHDGAVHKPYNCSHCGKSFSRPDHLNSHVRQVHSTERPFKCEKCEAAFATKDRLRAHTVRHEEKVPCHVCGKMLSSAYISDHMKVHSQGPHHVCELCNKGTGEVCPMAAAAAAAAAAAAAAAVAAPPTAVGSLSGAEGVPVSSQPLPSQPW
- the MAZ gene encoding myc-associated zinc finger protein isoform X2, with the translated sequence MFPVFPCTLLAPPFPVLGLDSRGVGGLMNSFPPPQGHAQNPLQVGAELQSRFFASQGCAQSPFQAAPAPPPTPQPPAAEPLQVDLLPVLAAAQESAAAAAAAAAAAAAAAVAAAPPAPAAASTVDTAALKQPPAPPPPPPPVSAPAAEAAPPVSAATIAAAAATAVVAPTSTVAVAPVASALEKKTKSKGPYICALCAKEFKNGYNLRRHEAIHTGAKAGRVPSGAMKMPTMVPLSLLSVPQLSGAGGGGGEAGAGGGAAAVAAGGVVTTTASGKRIRKNHACEMCGKAFRDVYHLNRHKLSHSDEKPYQCPVCQQRFKRKDRMSYHVRSHDGAVHKPYNCSHCGKSFSRPDHLNSHVRQVHSTERPFKCEKCEAAFATKDRLRAHTVRHEEKVPCHVCGKMLSSAYISDHMKVHSQGPHHVCELCNKGTGEVCPMAAAAAAAAAAAAAAAVAAPPTAVGSLSGAEGVPVSSQPLPSQPW
- the MAZ gene encoding myc-associated zinc finger protein isoform X1; translated protein: MFPVFPCTLLAPPFPVLGLDSRGVGGLMNSFPPPQGHAQNPLQVGAELQSRFFASQGCAQSPFQAAPAPPPTPQPPAAEPLQVDLLPVLAAAQESAAAAAAAAAAAAAAAVAAAPPAPAAASTVDTAALKQPPAPPPPPPPVSAPAAEAAPPVSAATIAAAAATAVVAPTSTVAVAPVASALEKKTKSKGPYICALCAKEFKNGYNLRRHEAIHTGAKAGRVPSGAMKMPTMVPLSLLSVPQLSGAGGGGGEAGAGGGAAAVAAGGVVTTTASGKRIRKNHACEMCGKAFRDVYHLNRHKLSHSDEKPYQCPVCQQRFKRKDRMSYHVRSHDGAVHKPYNCSHCGKSFSRPDHLNSHVRQVHSTERPFKCEKCEAAFATKDRLRAHTVRHEEKVPCHVCGKMLSSAYISDHMKVHSQGPHHVCELCNKGFTTAAYLRIHAVKDHGLQAPRADRILCKLCSVHCKTPAQLAGHMQTHLGGAAPPVPGDAPQPQPTC
- the MAZ gene encoding myc-associated zinc finger protein isoform X3; the protein is MDPGNWSSFIFQGHAQNPLQVGAELQSRFFASQGCAQSPFQAAPAPPPTPQPPAAEPLQVDLLPVLAAAQESAAAAAAAAAAAAAAAVAAAPPAPAAASTVDTAALKQPPAPPPPPPPVSAPAAEAAPPVSAATIAAAAATAVVAPTSTVAVAPVASALEKKTKSKGPYICALCAKEFKNGYNLRRHEAIHTGAKAGRVPSGAMKMPTMVPLSLLSVPQLSGAGGGGGEAGAGGGAAAVAAGGVVTTTASGKRIRKNHACEMCGKAFRDVYHLNRHKLSHSDEKPYQCPVCQQRFKRKDRMSYHVRSHDGAVHKPYNCSHCGKSFSRPDHLNSHVRQVHSTERPFKCEKCEAAFATKDRLRAHTVRHEEKVPCHVCGKMLSSAYISDHMKVHSQGPHHVCELCNKGFTTAAYLRIHAVKDHGLQAPRADRILCKLCSVHCKTPAQLAGHMQTHLGGAAPPVPGDAPQPQPTC
- the MAZ gene encoding myc-associated zinc finger protein isoform X5, which translates into the protein MFPVFPCTLLAPPFPVLGLDSRGVGGLMNSFPPPQGHAQNPLQVGAELQSRFFASQGCAQSPFQAAPAPPPTPQPPAAEPLQVDLLPVLAAAQESAAAAAAAAAAAAAAAVAAAPPAPAAASTVDTAALKQPPAPPPPPPPVSAPAAEAAPPVSAATIAAAAATAVVAPTSTVAVAPVASALEKKTKSKGPYICALCAKEFKNGYNLRRHEAIHTGAKAGRVPSGAMKMPTMVPLSLLSVPQLSGAGGGGGEAGAGGGAAAVAAGGVVTTTASGKRIRKNHACEMCGKAFRDVYHLNRHKLSHSDEKPYQCPVCQQRFKRKDRMSYHVRSHDGAVHKPYNCSHCGKSFSRPDHLNSHVRQVHSTERPFKCETLSSHSHFLQIKDPQGSDSFNLLPPSPHSPKL